One window of Hydractinia symbiolongicarpus strain clone_291-10 chromosome 3, HSymV2.1, whole genome shotgun sequence genomic DNA carries:
- the LOC130635525 gene encoding mitochondrial fission 1 protein-like isoform X2 → MTENFIKDYISEDDLLIFEEKYNTELKNGRVSPETQFEYAWCLIRTQYKDDIQKGVLLLEGLCASNVDQRDYLFFISTGYYKLAEYSKALKYVKRLLIIEPSNHQAKDLENSIEKKMKSDGILGMAMVGGAALVAALVGAAFVKRGGS, encoded by the exons AtgacagaaaattttattaaagattACATCAGTGAAGATGATCTACTG ATTTTCGAAGAAAAATACAACACAGAACTAAAAAATGGGCGTGTTTCCCCTGAAACTCAATTTGAATATGCATGGTGTCTAATCAGAACTCAATATAAGGATGATATTCAAAAAGGAGTGCTCCTGCTAGAAG gTTTATGTGCCAGCAATGTTGATCAGCGTGATTatcttttctttatttcaaCTGGATATTACAAGTTGGCA GAATATAGCAAAGCATTGAAGTATGTGAAACGACTGTTGATAATAGAACCAAGCAACCATCAAGCAAAAGATTTAGAAAATTCAATAGAGAAAAAAATGAAGTCGG ATGGTATTTTGGGAATGGCTATGGTTGGTGGTGCAGCCTTAGTTGCTGCATTAGTTGGCGCCGCTTTCGTCAAACGTGGTGGAAGTTGA
- the LOC130635525 gene encoding mitochondrial fission 1 protein-like isoform X1: protein MTENFIKDYISEDDLLIFEEKYNTELKNGRVSPETQFEYAWCLIRTQYKDDIQKGVLLLEGLCASNVDQRDYLFFISTGYYKLAEYSKALKYVKRLLIIEPSNHQAKDLENSIEKKMKSDALKGVAIAGGALLGGFIGVVGTAAYLGYKFVKRN from the exons AtgacagaaaattttattaaagattACATCAGTGAAGATGATCTACTG ATTTTCGAAGAAAAATACAACACAGAACTAAAAAATGGGCGTGTTTCCCCTGAAACTCAATTTGAATATGCATGGTGTCTAATCAGAACTCAATATAAGGATGATATTCAAAAAGGAGTGCTCCTGCTAGAAG gTTTATGTGCCAGCAATGTTGATCAGCGTGATTatcttttctttatttcaaCTGGATATTACAAGTTGGCA GAATATAGCAAAGCATTGAAGTATGTGAAACGACTGTTGATAATAGAACCAAGCAACCATCAAGCAAAAGATTTAGAAAATTCAATAGAGAAAAAAATGAAGTCGG ATGCACTAAAGGGTGTTGCAATCGCCGGAGGTGCACTTCTTGGTGGCTTTATCGGTGTCGTCGGAACGGCTGCTTATCTTGgttataaatttgtaaaaagaaattaa